One window of the Arthrobacter sp. D5-1 genome contains the following:
- a CDS encoding aminotransferase class V-fold PLP-dependent enzyme encodes MSTAQQTQRPTSAELDAADPLAAQREAFYAPDAAQLTSYLDGNSLGRPLKVTAGNLDSFVHEAWGSRLIRGWDEQWMDEPTVVGDRIGEVTLGAAAGQTTVGDSTSVMLYKMIRAAVDAQPGRDEIIIDRDNFPTDRFIIEGIAAERGATIKWIAANPASGVRPEDLDGLLGERTAVVVLSHVAYRSGFLADAEGITAKVHQAGALMLWDLCHSVGSVPMELDKWGVDIAVGCTYKYLNGGPGSPAFAYVNASQQDRLQQPIWGWMGADNPFGMTDAYRPAQGIRRFITGTPPVLAMQPMKDMLELIASVGMDAVREKSIKLTEYAIALSEELLVPLGAEIVSPRNVAERGSHITVDHPLFADVTARLWEKGVIPDFRPPHGLRIGLSPLSTSFAEVELGVAAIRDALSQAQ; translated from the coding sequence ATGTCCACAGCACAGCAAACCCAACGGCCAACGTCGGCCGAACTGGATGCCGCTGATCCCCTCGCCGCCCAGCGCGAGGCCTTCTACGCGCCCGACGCCGCCCAACTCACCTCATATCTGGATGGCAACTCACTGGGCCGCCCGCTGAAGGTCACGGCAGGGAACCTCGATTCGTTTGTGCACGAGGCTTGGGGCAGCCGGCTGATCCGGGGTTGGGACGAGCAATGGATGGATGAGCCGACGGTCGTTGGCGACCGCATCGGCGAGGTGACCTTGGGCGCTGCCGCTGGGCAGACCACCGTGGGCGACTCCACCTCCGTGATGCTCTACAAGATGATCCGCGCGGCAGTGGATGCCCAGCCGGGGCGGGATGAGATCATCATTGACCGCGACAACTTCCCCACCGACCGGTTCATCATCGAGGGCATCGCCGCCGAGCGTGGGGCGACTATCAAATGGATCGCTGCGAACCCCGCCAGCGGTGTTCGCCCGGAGGACCTGGACGGACTGCTGGGCGAAAGGACCGCCGTAGTGGTCCTCAGCCATGTTGCGTACCGGTCAGGCTTCCTGGCCGACGCCGAGGGCATCACTGCCAAGGTTCATCAAGCAGGTGCCCTGATGCTCTGGGACCTTTGCCACTCCGTAGGTTCCGTGCCCATGGAGCTGGACAAGTGGGGCGTGGACATCGCAGTCGGCTGCACCTACAAGTACCTCAATGGTGGCCCCGGTTCGCCCGCCTTCGCCTACGTCAACGCTTCCCAGCAGGACCGTTTGCAGCAACCCATCTGGGGTTGGATGGGGGCCGACAACCCGTTTGGCATGACGGACGCCTACCGTCCCGCGCAAGGGATACGCAGGTTCATCACGGGAACACCTCCCGTGCTGGCCATGCAGCCCATGAAAGACATGCTGGAACTGATTGCCTCCGTAGGGATGGACGCGGTCCGGGAAAAGTCCATCAAGCTCACGGAGTACGCAATCGCACTCTCAGAGGAGCTCCTGGTGCCTCTCGGCGCGGAAATCGTGAGCCCCCGGAATGTGGCCGAGCGCGGCTCCCACATCACCGTGGACCACCCGTTGTTCGCAGATGTTACAGCGAGGCTTTGGGAAAAGGGTGTCATCCCCGATTTCCGTCCCCCGCACGGCCTGCGCATTGGCCTGTCCCCCTTGAGCACAAGCTTTGCCGAAGTTGAACTGGGAGTGGCAGCCATCCGCGACGCACTCTCCCAAGCGCAGTGA
- the kynA gene encoding tryptophan 2,3-dioxygenase produces MEKPTVHSAHSVRDIEDTVRTDFRHAMSYGGYLDLDHLLSSQHPLSEPEHHDELLFIIQHQTSELWLKLVLHELLEARRLFDADNLGKALKCIARVKAIQRTMTEQWSVLGTLTPREYAQFRGFLGSSSGFQSYQYRGVEFLLGNKNRGMLRVFESEPEAHALLSKLLEEPTLYDAFLAVLSRAGYDIPADILERDTSEPWTFRKDLVPIFQKIYESDDTPWGLYEACEDLVDIEDNFQAWRFRHLRTVQRTIGFKVGTGGSSGVDFLKRALDLTFFPELYAVRTEIGN; encoded by the coding sequence ATGGAAAAGCCCACAGTCCATTCCGCCCACAGCGTCCGGGACATCGAGGACACCGTCCGCACCGATTTCCGTCACGCGATGTCCTACGGCGGATACCTGGACCTCGATCACCTGCTCAGCTCCCAGCACCCCCTGAGCGAGCCGGAACACCATGATGAACTGCTGTTCATCATCCAGCACCAGACCAGCGAGCTCTGGCTCAAGCTGGTCCTTCACGAACTTTTGGAAGCCCGCAGGCTGTTTGACGCGGACAATTTGGGCAAGGCACTGAAGTGCATCGCCCGCGTCAAGGCCATCCAGCGCACCATGACTGAACAATGGTCGGTCCTGGGAACGTTGACGCCGCGTGAATACGCCCAGTTCCGCGGGTTCCTGGGCAGCTCGTCCGGCTTCCAGTCCTATCAGTACCGCGGTGTCGAGTTCCTGCTGGGCAACAAGAACCGCGGGATGCTGCGCGTATTCGAAAGCGAACCCGAGGCCCACGCTTTGCTCAGCAAGCTCTTGGAGGAGCCCACGCTGTATGACGCCTTCCTGGCAGTGCTGTCCCGCGCCGGCTATGACATTCCCGCCGACATCCTTGAGCGGGACACCAGCGAGCCGTGGACCTTCCGGAAGGACCTGGTCCCCATCTTCCAGAAGATCTACGAATCCGATGACACCCCATGGGGCCTTTACGAAGCGTGCGAGGACCTGGTGGACATTGAGGACAACTTCCAGGCATGGCGCTTCCGCCATTTGCGGACGGTTCAACGAACCATCGGTTTCAAAGTCGGCACCGGAGGATCCTCGGGCGTGGACTTCCTGAAGCGCGCCTTGGACCTGACCTTCTTCCCCGAGCTCTACGCCGTACGCACCGAAATCGGTAACTAA
- a CDS encoding HAD domain-containing protein, which produces MESVEKAAAPVSIYLDVDGVVNPFSPVGTTDWGGEWTTADAGILEVAFAPELVAGLNDLARHPAARFVWLTTWERLAPEFLCPAIGLQGEDWPVLSSQGWDQGPEWWKLVALQKDLAATGSRRIVWLDDQLSRESDARSWAEYQQDRVLCISPDPRKGLSPSHLAAVREYLG; this is translated from the coding sequence ATGGAAAGTGTGGAAAAGGCTGCCGCGCCCGTGTCGATCTACCTCGACGTCGATGGCGTGGTGAACCCCTTCAGTCCGGTGGGAACCACTGATTGGGGTGGCGAATGGACCACCGCCGACGCCGGGATCCTGGAGGTTGCCTTCGCGCCGGAACTCGTGGCGGGACTTAATGACCTTGCCCGCCATCCAGCCGCGCGTTTCGTGTGGCTGACCACGTGGGAGCGCCTTGCACCCGAGTTCCTCTGCCCGGCTATCGGCCTCCAGGGGGAGGACTGGCCGGTACTGTCCAGCCAGGGCTGGGACCAAGGCCCGGAGTGGTGGAAACTTGTCGCCCTCCAAAAGGATCTGGCGGCTACGGGGAGCCGGCGGATCGTGTGGCTGGACGACCAGCTCAGCCGGGAATCCGACGCCCGCTCCTGGGCTGAATACCAACAGGACCGTGTGCTTTGCATCTCACCCGATCCCCGCAAGGGACTGTCCCCGAGCCACCTTGCAGCAGTAAGGGAGTATCTGGGCTGA
- a CDS encoding inorganic phosphate transporter: protein MDITFMVALVIALALFFDFTNGFHDTANAMATPIATGAIKPKTAVALAAVLNLVGAFLSTEVAKTISGGLIREGSDGIHITPDIIFAGLMGAVLWNMVTWLKGLPSSSSHALFGGLIGAAVVGIGLHSINFETVLQKVILPAIFAPLIAGLVAYICTRLAYALTSRHDPETGDKLTQKRGGFRTGQIFTSSLVALAHGTNDAQKTMGIITLVLIAGGTQAPGSGPQFWVIAACAFAIAIGTYAGGWRIIRTMGSGLTEVKPAQGFSAETSTASAILASSHLGFALSTTQVASGSVIGSGLGRKGTSVRWGTAGKIALGWLFTLPASAIVGALTALLVSIGVVGVIIAAVVGTAAVLFMFVVSRKSHVGHHNAVEVEEAGHAVRFRKKKKTRKTTQNEDVRR, encoded by the coding sequence GTGGATATCACCTTCATGGTCGCGCTGGTAATAGCGTTGGCCCTTTTCTTTGACTTCACCAACGGGTTTCACGACACAGCGAATGCGATGGCCACGCCTATCGCCACGGGGGCGATCAAGCCCAAGACGGCCGTTGCCTTGGCCGCTGTGCTCAACCTCGTCGGCGCGTTCCTCTCCACGGAAGTGGCCAAGACCATTTCCGGTGGACTGATCCGGGAAGGCTCGGATGGTATCCACATCACTCCGGACATCATCTTTGCCGGACTCATGGGCGCAGTTCTCTGGAACATGGTCACGTGGCTCAAGGGCCTGCCATCGAGCTCCTCCCATGCCTTGTTCGGCGGCCTTATTGGCGCGGCAGTGGTGGGCATCGGGCTCCATTCCATCAACTTCGAGACCGTGCTGCAGAAGGTGATCCTGCCCGCGATCTTCGCGCCGCTGATCGCCGGCCTGGTGGCTTACATCTGCACCCGCCTCGCCTACGCACTGACCTCGCGCCACGATCCCGAAACCGGCGACAAGCTCACGCAGAAACGCGGCGGCTTCCGCACCGGACAGATCTTCACGTCCAGCCTGGTGGCTCTGGCGCACGGCACCAACGACGCCCAGAAGACCATGGGCATCATCACCTTGGTTCTTATCGCCGGAGGAACCCAGGCTCCGGGCAGCGGTCCGCAGTTCTGGGTAATCGCGGCCTGTGCCTTCGCCATCGCCATCGGAACCTACGCGGGCGGCTGGCGGATCATCCGCACCATGGGTTCCGGCCTGACCGAGGTCAAGCCCGCCCAGGGTTTCTCTGCCGAAACCAGCACGGCTTCGGCCATCCTCGCTTCGTCCCACCTCGGCTTCGCCCTGTCCACCACACAAGTCGCTTCGGGATCGGTCATCGGCTCGGGCCTGGGCCGTAAGGGCACCTCGGTTCGTTGGGGTACCGCAGGCAAGATCGCGTTGGGCTGGCTCTTTACCCTCCCGGCCTCGGCCATTGTCGGTGCACTGACGGCGCTCTTGGTGAGCATCGGCGTCGTGGGCGTCATTATCGCGGCAGTTGTTGGAACAGCAGCGGTGCTCTTCATGTTTGTTGTCTCGCGCAAATCGCATGTGGGCCACCACAACGCCGTCGAGGTTGAAGAAGCCGGCCATGCCGTCCGGTTCCGCAAGAAGAAGAAGACCCGTAAGACCACCCAGAATGAGGATGTGCGGCGATGA
- a CDS encoding dihydrofolate reductase family protein, which yields MSTFQYYVACTIDGFIASPDDDLGWLLQFDRVEGVNQGIESFMAGVGCIVMGGDTYRWLMEHEPGQWPYPDTPCWVFTHHEYSAPAGADITFVRGDVREFAPDLLKDAGDKNVWLVGGGDLVAQFANAGLLDEMIVTIVPVVLGAGKRLLPLKGPTAPLELVSHKIIGGAAAELHYRLPKGSD from the coding sequence ATGTCGACGTTTCAGTACTACGTAGCTTGCACCATCGACGGCTTCATAGCCTCCCCGGACGACGACCTCGGCTGGCTCCTGCAGTTCGACCGGGTTGAGGGTGTGAACCAAGGCATTGAGTCCTTCATGGCGGGCGTCGGGTGCATCGTCATGGGCGGGGACACCTACCGCTGGCTGATGGAACACGAGCCCGGCCAATGGCCCTATCCGGACACTCCCTGCTGGGTGTTCACCCACCATGAGTACTCGGCTCCAGCCGGAGCGGACATCACCTTCGTCCGCGGAGACGTCCGCGAGTTCGCCCCGGACCTGCTCAAAGACGCTGGAGACAAGAACGTCTGGTTGGTGGGCGGAGGCGACCTCGTGGCCCAGTTCGCCAATGCCGGGCTGCTGGACGAGATGATCGTCACGATCGTTCCCGTGGTGCTGGGTGCGGGGAAGCGGCTGTTGCCGCTGAAAGGCCCGACGGCGCCACTTGAGCTGGTCTCGCACAAGATCATCGGCGGGGCCGCGGCCGAGCTTCACTACAGGCTGCCCAAGGGCTCGGATTAG
- a CDS encoding hotdog fold thioesterase: MMDNFTPNPFADELAEAGVPEEFHDWLSAHGVGALVVKLGIRFTEMSAERMVATMPVEGNTQVAGILHGGAHVVLAETLGSFAASLHAGRGRHAVGIEVGATHHRSVAGGLVTGTCTAIHLGGTLATHEIVMTDDKGRRLSTARITNMIRDNRH, from the coding sequence ATGATGGACAATTTCACGCCGAACCCCTTTGCCGATGAGCTCGCCGAGGCAGGGGTGCCCGAAGAATTCCACGATTGGCTCTCGGCACACGGTGTGGGTGCACTGGTGGTGAAGCTCGGGATCCGGTTCACGGAAATGAGTGCTGAACGAATGGTCGCCACCATGCCGGTGGAAGGAAACACGCAGGTAGCGGGCATCCTTCACGGCGGGGCCCACGTTGTCCTCGCCGAGACCTTGGGATCGTTCGCGGCGTCCCTCCATGCCGGCCGGGGCCGCCATGCGGTAGGCATCGAAGTGGGCGCAACACACCACCGTTCAGTTGCCGGCGGCCTAGTGACGGGCACGTGCACGGCGATTCACCTGGGAGGCACCCTTGCTACCCATGAGATCGTGATGACCGATGACAAGGGCCGGCGGCTTTCGACCGCCCGGATCACCAATATGATCCGGGACAACCGGCACTGA
- the polA gene encoding DNA polymerase I: protein MAFRAFYALPAENFSTARGQYTNAVHGFTSMLINLIKDQKPTHVAVAFDVSDDTTFRKAEYSEYKGGRNATPAEFAGQIGLIAKVMEAWGIKTIAMPGYEADDVLATLAAQGDAAGFEVLLVSGDRDAFQLINDNVFVLYPKQGVSNIPRMDAAAIEEKYFVKPGLYSDLAALVGETADNLPGVPGVGPKTAAKWINLYGGLEGILENLDSIGGKVGGALKENLENVKRNRRLNQLLTDLDLPLTLADLHEPRPDRQAIEELFEELEFRTLRTRLFDLYGDDTAGEAPDTIEAPDYSVLTDAAGLESFFAAGSGVRSALAVQLVPGRIGDDAGALAVVRNNGAAYIELTGLDAAAESVLARWLKDPEEAKVLHEFKSALKALHNRGLGLEGVVDDTSISGYLIQPDRRSYDLAELAQVHLKISLTAAAAQSGQLELDLSGETDQAAAAALVQHAAVVHALSKHFESELSDIKADALLTTLELPVARVLAQMELTGIFVSTGRMDEQLADLTKVIENAQEQAFAAIGHEVNLGSPKQLQTVLFEELGLPKTKKIKSGYTTDAASLKGLLEKTGHEFLVQLMAHRESSKLAQMVETLKKSVAEDGRIHTTYAQNIAATGRISSNNPNLQNIPVRSEEGRRVRGIFVVSEGYECLLSADYSQIEMRIMAHLSGDEALIQAYRDGEDLHRFVGSRIFNVDPSEVTSAMRSKVKAMSYGLAYGLTSFGLSKQLEISVDEARTLMKDYFDRFGGVRDYLRGVVDQARTDGYTATIEGRRRYLPDLTSTNRQAREAAERIALNSPIQGSAADLIKRAMLGVSAELASQGLKSRMLLQVHDELVLEVAPGEREVVEKLVIEQMGSAAELSVPLDVQIGVGSSWYEAGH, encoded by the coding sequence ATGGCGTTCCGGGCTTTCTATGCGCTTCCGGCCGAGAATTTCTCCACTGCCAGGGGCCAGTACACCAACGCAGTCCATGGCTTCACCTCCATGTTGATCAACCTGATCAAGGACCAGAAGCCCACGCACGTCGCCGTAGCTTTTGACGTCTCTGACGACACCACGTTCCGCAAGGCCGAGTACAGCGAGTACAAGGGCGGGCGCAACGCGACGCCTGCAGAGTTCGCGGGCCAGATCGGTCTCATCGCCAAGGTCATGGAGGCCTGGGGCATCAAAACGATCGCCATGCCCGGATACGAGGCAGACGATGTCCTGGCCACGCTGGCCGCGCAGGGCGACGCCGCAGGCTTCGAAGTCCTTCTCGTTTCCGGCGACAGGGATGCGTTCCAGCTGATCAACGACAACGTCTTTGTGCTCTACCCCAAGCAGGGCGTGAGCAACATTCCCAGGATGGACGCTGCGGCGATTGAAGAGAAGTACTTCGTCAAGCCCGGCCTGTACTCGGACCTCGCCGCCCTCGTTGGCGAGACCGCTGACAACCTGCCAGGCGTCCCGGGCGTTGGCCCCAAGACAGCTGCAAAGTGGATCAACCTGTACGGCGGCCTCGAAGGCATCCTGGAAAACCTTGACTCCATCGGCGGCAAGGTGGGCGGTGCGCTGAAGGAGAACCTGGAGAACGTCAAGCGGAACCGCCGGCTGAACCAGTTGCTGACCGACCTCGACCTTCCCCTCACCTTGGCTGACTTGCACGAGCCACGTCCGGATCGCCAGGCGATCGAGGAACTCTTCGAGGAACTCGAGTTCAGGACCCTCCGTACGCGGCTGTTCGATCTCTACGGTGATGACACCGCAGGAGAGGCTCCGGACACCATTGAGGCCCCGGACTATTCGGTCCTCACGGACGCCGCGGGACTTGAGTCGTTCTTCGCCGCCGGATCCGGTGTGCGTTCGGCACTTGCAGTGCAGCTTGTCCCCGGACGCATCGGTGATGATGCGGGCGCCCTGGCTGTTGTCAGGAACAACGGAGCGGCCTATATCGAACTGACGGGGCTGGACGCCGCAGCTGAGTCGGTCTTGGCCCGCTGGCTCAAGGACCCCGAAGAAGCCAAGGTGCTGCACGAGTTCAAGTCGGCACTCAAAGCTCTTCATAACCGTGGCCTCGGCCTGGAAGGCGTGGTGGATGACACCTCCATCTCCGGCTACCTGATCCAGCCGGACCGCCGCAGCTACGATCTCGCAGAACTCGCGCAAGTGCATCTGAAGATCTCACTTACCGCAGCCGCTGCCCAGTCCGGGCAGCTGGAGCTCGACCTCTCAGGTGAAACAGACCAAGCCGCCGCCGCAGCGCTCGTCCAGCATGCCGCCGTCGTACACGCCCTCAGCAAGCACTTCGAATCGGAACTGTCGGACATCAAGGCTGATGCCCTGTTGACGACGCTGGAACTTCCCGTTGCACGCGTGCTGGCGCAGATGGAACTCACAGGAATCTTTGTGTCCACGGGCCGCATGGACGAGCAACTCGCGGACCTCACCAAGGTGATCGAGAACGCCCAGGAGCAGGCGTTCGCGGCGATCGGACACGAGGTCAACCTCGGATCACCCAAACAGCTCCAGACTGTCCTCTTCGAGGAACTCGGGCTGCCCAAGACCAAGAAGATCAAGTCCGGCTACACCACCGATGCCGCGTCCCTCAAGGGCCTGCTGGAAAAGACCGGCCACGAGTTCCTGGTCCAGCTCATGGCCCACCGTGAGTCCTCCAAGTTGGCCCAGATGGTGGAGACGCTCAAGAAGTCGGTCGCGGAGGATGGCCGTATCCACACCACGTACGCCCAGAACATCGCAGCCACCGGCCGCATCTCCTCCAACAATCCCAACCTGCAGAACATCCCGGTCCGCAGCGAAGAAGGCCGGCGGGTCCGCGGAATTTTTGTGGTCAGCGAAGGCTACGAGTGCCTGTTGTCGGCAGACTACTCGCAGATCGAAATGCGCATCATGGCGCACCTTTCCGGTGACGAAGCCCTGATCCAGGCGTACCGCGACGGAGAAGACCTGCACCGTTTCGTGGGTTCGCGGATCTTCAATGTAGACCCGTCCGAAGTCACCAGCGCCATGCGATCCAAAGTGAAGGCGATGTCTTATGGCCTCGCGTATGGACTCACGTCCTTCGGACTCTCCAAGCAGTTGGAGATCTCCGTGGACGAGGCACGGACTCTCATGAAGGACTACTTCGACCGCTTCGGCGGCGTGCGCGACTACCTGCGTGGTGTCGTCGACCAAGCACGGACTGACGGCTACACGGCCACCATCGAAGGCCGCCGCCGCTACCTCCCTGACCTGACCAGTACCAACCGCCAGGCGAGGGAAGCGGCAGAACGCATCGCCCTCAACTCGCCCATCCAGGGCTCCGCGGCAGACCTCATCAAGCGCGCCATGCTTGGCGTGTCCGCCGAGCTCGCCAGCCAGGGCCTGAAGTCACGGATGCTGCTGCAGGTCCACGACGAACTCGTACTGGAAGTGGCACCGGGAGAGCGCGAAGTC